Genomic DNA from Gorilla gorilla gorilla isolate KB3781 chromosome 13, NHGRI_mGorGor1-v2.1_pri, whole genome shotgun sequence:
ATTGACCTGCCACACCAATACAAAAGGTCCTTTACAAATGGTATACAAAATGCCCTGTGGCCAGTGGTTGCCAATAGATCTTCAAAATAGCTCTGTAAAGATTCAGGTGCAGCCTATGATGGATCctaaaacaggagaaaaaatcATGCAGCAAGTTCTTATTCTGCCTAAGAATTTTGTGATTCAGCATAAAGAAGGAAAAGCAGTTGCAAAAGAAATGCCACCACTTCAACAGAAAGGTACAGAACAACATTGTTCATCTTTCCCACAGACAACAAATATAAATTCTTCTTTAGCATCAGTTTTTGTCAACTCACCAGGAACTGTTTCTACCCAACTACCAAATGCAGTTTTCAACAAAACAATTACACCTTTATCAAATATAAGTAGTGCTAGACCACAGCCTTTGTCGCCTGTAACCTCTGTAAGTAACTTATTAACACCATCAGTTAAGACTAGCCAGAGTGAGGCAGGAAAAGCCAAGAATGCAGTTTCAGCAGCCACATTCTCCTTGCCCAGTGCTTCACCGACCATTTCCTCCACAGGTCAGCCTCTGTTATCAACAACAACACTAAATGGGTCTACAAATCCTGGTAGTTCCTTCAACTGTTTTGCACAACAGACTGCTGATTCTTCCGAAGCAAAGCAAGAGCTGAAAACTGTGTGCATAAGAGATTCACAGTCAATTCTTGTTAGGACACGAGGTGGGAACACTGGAGTTGTAAAAGTACAGACCAACCCAGATCAAAATTCACCCAATACTGTATCTTCAAGTTCAGTTTTCACTTTTGCTCCTCAGCTTCAGGCATTTCTGGTGCCAAAATCAACAActtcttcctctgctttttcACCTGTAGCTGGAACAACTACTACATCTAGTCTTTCACCTTTTAGCCAAACACCGACTTCTGTTTCCATTCCAGCTAGCTTTACCCCATCCATGGGGAAAAATCTCAAACTTACATTAGGCCACCCCACTGGCAGTGGTAATTTGGGCCACATGATAGATAAAACTTCACACATGCCCTCTTCTCCCTTGAAGTCCTCTATTTGTTCTAGTACTCTACTACCATCAACAACAAGTAGTTCGGTAAGTGTAATTAGCATATCAGCAGCAAATTTTGGacaaaacaatgcaaatattATTCATACTCCAACTAAACAGCAACAAGTAGATTATATCACAAAAAGTTACCCTGTTACAAGGTCAgaagcaacagcagcaacaaatgGAGATGTAATCAGTGGGACTCCAGTTCAGAAACTTATGCTGGTATCAGCTCCATCTATTCTTTCTTCTGGCAATGGAACTGCAATTAATATGACACCTGCGCTGACATCTACAGGTGTTTCTGCCCAGAAATTAGTTTTTATTAATGCCCCAGTTCCCAGTGGTACATCAACCCCAACTCTTGTTGCAGAATCGTTAAAACAAGCTCTTCCTCCTCCATTGAATAAAGCATATGTTAAGACTCCAGAGCAACCCCAAATAGTACTGATTCCATCTACAGTGGGCacaccaataaaaataaattcatcacCAGCTGTGTCTCAGATAAAAGATGTGAAAATTGGACTAAACATAGGTCAAGCAATTGTAAATACTTCAGGCACTGTGCCAGCTATACCATCAATTAACATATTACAAAATGTAACCCCAAAAGGAGAAGACAAAAGTAGCAAAGGCTATATTTTGCCATTGTCAACAAGTGGTAATCCAGTTCCAGTAAGCTCAAATTTTGTGAGTCAGAATATTACCCCTGTTAATGAATCAGTGGTTTCTGCAGCAAGAGCAGTAAACGTGCTTTCAGTTACTGGAGCAAATTTATCTTTGGGTTCCCTTCCAGTGACCTCAGCCTCTGCTTCAGCTGGGGCACGACCTCCTGTTTTAGTCAGTGGAAATGATACCTCTTCAAGAATTATGCCTATTTTGTCAAATAGACTTTGCTCATCAAGTCTCGGAAACACTGTGGCTATATCAACTGTGAAAACAGGACACCTTGCATCATCTGTTCTGATTTCAACTACGCAACCAGTAGTGTCTCCTAAATGTTTAACATCAGCTTTGCAAATTCCTGTTACGGTTGCCTTACCTACACCTGTGACTACATCCCctaaaataataaacacagtTCCACATTCGGCAGCAGTACCAGGAGCCACACGTTCTGTATCTATCTCTAAAAGACAATCTCAGACTTCACTCCAGTTTCATTCACCAGGGATTTCAACTACAGTGCCAACAAATGTAAACACAAATAAACCTCAAACTGAATTGTCGTCCCTTTCACCAAGTCCAGGTAAAATAATTAATACTTCCAATTTTGCTTCTCTGCCAAATCAGCAAGCTTTAGTAAAAACCCCCAGTTACAGTTCTGCTCCAGGTGGCACTACCATTCACACGGCTTCGGCACCATCCAATGTAACTAGTCTAGTCGGGAGTCAGTTCAGTGAACCTTGTATTCAGCAAAAAATAGTCATCAATACCAGTACACCTTTGGCACCTGGTACTCAGATTATGATTAACGGAACCCGGTTTATTGTTCCACCACAAGGTCTTGGAGCTGGCAGCCATGTTCTCCTTATATCTACTAATCCAAAATATGGAGCCCCCTTAGTTCTTAACAGTGGCCAAGGCATTCAATCTACACCAATAGATAACTCTGCCCAGAAGATCACACTAACATCAAATAATTCTTTAAGTGGGCAACCTCTACAACATCCTCTAAGAAGCCCTACAAAATTTATAAACTCTTTTGGGAATGCAAGTTCTATACCCACAGTACATACATCACCACAACTCATAAACACAACTGCTAAAGTTCCTGTTCCACCTCCTGTACCAACAGTATCACTGACTTCAGTAATTAAGTCTCCAGCTACCCTTTTGGCTAAGACATCTTTGGTTTCTGCCATTTGCCCCAGTAATCCTCCACTGCCAAGTAGCACTTCAGTGTTTCATTTGGACCCACCTGTCAAAAAATTGTTGGTTAGCCCAGAAGGAGCCATTTTGAATACCATAAATACTCCAGCATCTAAGGTTTCTtcactctctccatctctctctcagaTTGTTGTATCTGCCAGTCGAAGTCCTGCGTCTGTCTGCCCTGCTTTTCAGTCGTCGGGCTTAGAGAAGCCTGACAGAGCTGCATCTTGAATTTAGACTAAAAGAGCCAGTTTTTAAATAATGGGGCATTGTTTTGACtcccataaaaattttaaatgtttattatactGTTGAAAGCATActatacattgtgtgtgtgtgtgtgtttgtgtgtgtgtgtgtgtgtgtgtgtgtgttttaatgtaTCTTTTCATTAGCTTGCAACAAGGCTTTGTTTTCTTGGGGAGGGAAAGATCTGTTCCATTTCACTTACTGTTCTGAGGAGGGTTTCAAGGTTCTGTGTTTAAAGTCAGGATTTACCTGTCTGTAGAACATAAAGTGAACAAAGTTTGAATAGTTTAGAGTAAGCTAGCCTTTTGCACATTTACACTGACATGTTTCTTCTTGAATTTGGACTGTTGCAGCATATCTATGATATGGTATTCCGTGTCATTAGTGaaatcttatttttgtttctgtaaaaaaatatatatatatttatgcattgtGAAAAATGCAGTCCATGATGTAAAATTGTACATATTCCAGAATCCCTAACAACCTGTACTAAATATATGTACAAAGAACTATGCTGtcttatttatgttttgtttacataatgtatagttttttaagtattttagcaATTTTGGACCAGTGAACTGTTAGCAACAATGCAGAAGAATCTGCATGTAATAAACTGAGTTGCTGTATTTCTTTGTTTGAATACCATTTTTAACGTGTGTTCTTGTTCCATTGAAAGAATACAGGATGTAATTGAAGACAGTCCTTTACAAGAAAGAATTAAGGCTGGGAAATTTGAATTAGAGCTAGCATTTGTACATGGCTTTCCAGCTTACAAATACTACTTTCACTTAAATCTTGTATTTcagaaaatgcctttttttttttttttgactcatctgttgcccaggctggagtgtagtggtgcagtctcagctcactgcaacctccacctcctgagctcaagccatcctcccacctcagccccccaagtattaggttggtgtgTAAGTAATTGTGGGTTTTTTGCCACTAATGCCactaatggcaaaaaaaaaaaaaaagccactaatggcaaaaaaccacaattactttctCACTaacctaatagctgggactacgggcatgggccaccatgcctgactaattttttaattttttgtagagatggtttcaccatgttgccaggctggtcttgaattcctggtctcaagagatccacctaccttggcctcccaaagtgctgttattacaggcatgagccaccgcacccaagaATATGCCTCGTTTTAAATAAAAGGtagcttttatatttattggATCTTTATATCCATTATCTTGAGCTACTGAACTGTATACTCATCCTTCCATTTATAATGTTGTTAAACTTCATCACATGAAGTTATTGTTGGGGGTTGGAAATGATATGGAAGCATAGGCCTAAAGATTTCCTTTGAGACTACATCAAAGTGTATTTGTTATCAAAGTGGAGAGGGTAGTGAAAATATTCCTAGAAAGTCACTAAAGGCTCTCAGAAACCGCTATTTATGCTCTAAGTACTTTTCCTAGTCATGTTTATGCTCTACTCAAGTCAGTCTCCCCCTTTTTCTGTCAGTTAAGAAAGCCCTGGGGAAGTGGGTGGTATTTCAAGTGCATTGCATTGCACATTGATGGTGCTCAacaaatggctgtatttacctactcagcttttaaaacaaaatgacccAAAACTGTTTGCCTTTTGTCTCAGAAGAATTCTCTTAAGCCATTTTAAGAAACTAATTTACTGAATTACCTATGGCCCAACTTTAATCCCAGTGAAGGACCTAAACTAATTAACCgctaaatctctctcttttttttgagacggggtcttctctgttgtccaggctggagtgctgtggtgctatctcagctcactgcaacctctgcctcctggattcaagtgactcttccacctcagcctcctgagtagctggggttacaggtgtgcaccaccatagcccagataattattgtatttttagtggagatggggtttcaccatattggtcaggctggtctcaaactcctgacctcagatgatccgcgcacctcaggtgatctgcccaccttggcctcccaaagtgctgggattacaggtgtgagccgctgcacccagccactaAATCTCTTCTAACTCCTAAATCCAAAATTCTAATATGACCTTCAAAGGTCTGTGTGATCTGGTGAACCTTCGTACTGAAGTCCCcacttaaagtttaaaaagctCTTCAGTCTGTTCCCGCCTACCTCTCCAGCTTCATTTCAACCTGTTCTCCCTCTTGTTCACTGTActctaattttcttttagtttctagAAAATTCAAGACACTTGAAGGTCTTCCCAGATGTCTTCTTTGACCTAATGTTCCATTACAGGTTCTTATTACATGTTACGTAACTCCCTGTCCTTGTCATACCTCAGCCAGCATCATTATATTGTGCAGTCACTCAGACTGAGAACAACATAGCACTTCTTCAAAACTATAATTActtgtttgaaattatttaatttcaggaATCTTATCAATCATCATCATTATCGTGCCAGCACCTGGCACACTGTAttcaatgtatatttgttgagTAGGTGGGTGACAAATCTAGATAACCTCTTATTTAAGGtctagtttactttttaaaactaatgCTCCATTTTTTAAACTAGAAATTCGATTAATGGATTTATATCTTCAAAAATCCAAATTCCTTTGCCTCCAGTGTTGTAGGTCATGTGGATTTCTGAGATCGTGGCTAGAGCACAAAGTTAAATTCCTGAATTCATTGTGTTTAGTGTTATTAAGGGTTCTGTAAAGGGCGTCTATAAAGGCATACATGAAAAGGAAGAAACGTCACCACAGTGCCACCTGAAAAGATTTGTGATACTGGAGAGTCATGTTTTTATACTTAGTATAGAATTAAGCCGTTTGGATATCTGTGTTCTGTATCACCTAAAATACTAAGTTAAAAGATGCTGAAATAGCCTGCCTCCTTCTGGTGTATTAGCACTTCCCTTTCCTCATTTCCTATGGTTTTTCCTGCCCCCACATAAAGTTTTTCCTTTGTgattagttttatatatatgttatgtatgttttttatatatgtttttatatatattttatatataagtttTATATATAGTGATTAGTTttatatatgcctatatatacacacacgtatatatacatatatatacacacatacatgtgtaatACTAAATAGCTGAAGTCCTGCTCATGTCCCAAGTCTCCAATTTTATTGGtgtatttaataattaattgaaATAGTTTTATGATTAAAGTAGTGATAGCTAGAATATGTACACTAAAATCAGTGGAAATGTTTGCTTGATCCAGTAGATCAActtaaatttagaattttttaacattaaaagcTTGAGAAAGTGGCAAATTCTGAAAGAGATCTGAGAAATTTGATAGGGATTTTAGTTAGCCAAAATTACTAAAACTTAGAAATGATAAACAGTTTACCTGAAGTCATTCCAGAAGTAGTTTTGCCATCATCTGAGCTTATTGGCTTATTGTTACTATAATGTTGTCATCTGCCCCAGTTATTCTTACACATTTATTCAGGAAGCATTTACTATCCACAGCATGGTGCTTGATGCTTAGAAAAGTTGAAGGGTATAGCATAGTTTAGAAGGTTCTTACAACCTGGAGAGAAAATGTGAATGTGAGAAACATATAGTTAAAAATGTATGAAGTAGTATTAGAGAATCAAATGATGTATGTAATCATCTTAATTACTTTAAGAATGATGCATGTAAAACATTCTTAAAGTAATTATCAAACAAATTCAAGGCATCTACCAGAGTTGTAAATGTATTCTACACACTTATTGAGAACCATATAATGTAGAAGATGTTGCAGGAACGATATTGATGAGTAGGATTCCATCCTGTCCTCAatacaaaaaatagtaaaataataataagttagAGGAATAAAGAACTATAAGAATTTAGCAGGGAGTTTCCAGAGAAGGTTTCATGTAAGAGGTGGCATTTGTGCTATGACTGCAAGTATGTTTATAACTGGGCCCACAAAGACTGAGTCTCAGAAAAGCCCAAGGAGCACGTAGGGAACACAGCAGTTGAATTTGAATGAAATGCTATAGGTTAAGAGGACCCATAGGGAATGATTAGAAAAATAGGTTGAGCTAGCTGATAGAGGActgaaaaatattctgaaagTATATGGGGGAACTATTGAAGCTTTCGAAGCAAAGGTAGTAATAGTCAAACTTAAGATGGGGACAGTTACCTTGCAGGATTGCTGTGAAGTTAGATGAGATAATTTACCTAAAGTACTTAGCCCAGTGCCTACCACATAGTAAATACTTAAATAGTAGCTGCCATCATTCACCTGACTGAAGACAGGGAGACCAGTCAGGATATTAGGTGGGCCAGAAAAGTGGTGTGAAGACCTGATATTTGGCATAATCAGGTATCTAGTAATGCTAGAGATGAGACAGAAACTGTTGAGATTGAGAAGGATAAAGAAAGGTATTTTTTAagggaaaacttttatttttgactgtataaaaTTTAGAAACTTTTAAACAGCAAATAATATCATGAACAAAGTGTTACCTCCCCTAAATCTATTAATTTAGTGctaaactaataaaaatactaataaatttAGTTGGGGGgtattgttgttttgttcttttgtttgttgggTTTGGCGGGGTTCTCTTTATTAAACCTAAATTTATTGAGG
This window encodes:
- the BRD10 gene encoding uncharacterized bromodomain-containing protein 10 isoform X3; translated protein: MVQVLRQEEQLRAKEEKRLREQERKEAEEASQKEIEEWERKLLAQAAPTCMETMWEIPAIGHFLCLAQQILNLPEIVFYELERCLLMPQCNAFLSKIMTSLLSPPHRRPTLHRRPTLPYRTWEAALRQKVQQWYTAVGQTENPDNCAEKLGLCPQFFKVLGEVNPLEEKPFHELPFYQKVWLLKGLCDFVYETQKEVQDAVLGQPIHECREVILGYDYLENAYVHFPQFCGADVRIYKQRPFQAPEFPVPPIKIQRVPRIKLEKLKCDYVSTSNGEHRCSRDSLPSSFKKEQENNFDPGCCPAKMILDNHDISVEMEVKSNYEIRIRRPCEIKKTDCCKENLEKPGSPGEVTGFGEPLSPGEIRFIENQEKHGEASRIKIEPSPLKENTLKSCQIHVNGSHSDHPEINCHKVVRDILLEQSLQSHKKLKLTKMRAKKKKKKKKKLKDVLNENLQRKREGLHSLAFKSYKPEIQNKLLIIKKKAKHKKHKSGKKSVSKKAVTKKRKTVIKSPTVPEFQLICTNLDELRELITKIENELKDLENSRKKSGKWYHRRQAVKELHSTLIRLLNELLPWEPKLMKAFQRNRSRLKKDYDDFRRQPDHDTFNTELWTTDEGEGDLGKDSPKGEISKSIDSTEPLDILEKDHFDSDDMKLSEIDFPMARSKLLKKELPSKDLPKTLLKTLKRQSKQTGYVDDSTKELSPRKKAKLSTNETTVENLESDVQIDCFSESKHTEPSFPESFASLDSVPVSTLQKGTKPIQALLAKNIGNKVTLTNQLPPSTGRNAPAVEKPVLSPPEASPIKPALTCHTNTKGPLQMVYKMPCGQWLPIDLQNSSVKIQVQPMMDPKTGEKIMQQVLILPKNFVIQHKEGKAVAKEMPPLQQKGTEQHCSSFPQTTNINSSLASVFVNSPGTVSTQLPNAVFNKTITPLSNISSARPQPLSPVTSVSNLLTPSVKTSQSEAGKAKNAVSAATFSLPSASPTISSTGQPLLSTTTLNGSTNPGSSFNCFAQQTADSSEAKQELKTVCIRDSQSILVRTRGGNTGVVKVQTNPDQNSPNTVSSSSVFTFAPQLQAFLVPKSTTSSSAFSPVAGTTTTSSLSPFSQTPTSVSIPASFTPSMGKNLKLTLGHPTGSGNLGHMIDKTSHMPSSPLKSSICSSTLLPSTTSSSVSVISISAANFGQNNANIIHTPTKQQQVDYITKSYPVTRSEATAATNGDVISGTPVQKLMLVSAPSILSSGNGTAINMTPALTSTGVSAQKLVFINAPVPSGTSTPTLVAESLKQALPPPLNKAYVKTPEQPQIVLIPSTVGTPIKINSSPAVSQIKDVKIGLNIGQAIVNTSGTVPAIPSINILQNVTPKGEDKSSKGYILPLSTSGNPVPVSSNFVSQNITPVNESVVSAARAVNVLSVTGANLSLGSLPVTSASASAGARPPVLVSGNDTSSRIMPILSNRLCSSSLGNTVAISTVKTGHLASSVLISTTQPVVSPKCLTSALQIPVTVALPTPVTTSPKIINTVPHSAAVPGATRSVSISKRQSQTSLQFHSPGISTTVPTNVNTNKPQTELSSLSPSPGKIINTSNFASLPNQQALVKTPSYSSAPGGTTIHTASAPSNVTSLVGSQFSEPCIQQKIVINTSTPLAPGTQIMINGTRFIVPPQGLGAGSHVLLISTNPKYGAPLVLNSGQGIQSTPIDNSAQKITLTSNNSLSGQPLQHPLRSPTKFINSFGNASSIPTVHTSPQLINTTAKVPVPPPVPTVSLTSVIKSPATLLAKTSLVSAICPSNPPLPSSTSVFHLDPPVKKLLVSPEGAILNTINTPASKVSSLSPSLSQIVVSASRSPASVCPAFQSSGLEKPDRAAS
- the BRD10 gene encoding uncharacterized bromodomain-containing protein 10 isoform X2 — translated: MSVPGTPGAMEPAGEEERPPPVAEGEDDEEEVAAAAQTSGPAHGRSASSLEDADDQEEEMEAMVIGGGCCKEQELTYELQQGYRILGEFLQEKHRGLTAPFLQPLGGVATAEEEVAEGPRSGGRGGRAFPQQPGQGMCLLKMEEKFASGQYGGITEFVADFRLMLETCYRLHGVDHWISRQGQKLEMMLEQKLALLSRHLREKTTIAVTSRGYYGLEDEKGTACTSTRRRSTLRSLAGLTSGVFESIMVQVLRQEEQLRAKEEKRLREQERKEAEEASQKEIEEWERKLLAQAAPTCMETMWEIPAIGHFLCLAQQILNLPEIVFYELERCLLMPQCNAFLSKIMTSLLSPPHRRPTLHRRPTLPYRTWEAALRQKVQQWYTAVGQTENPDNCAEKLGLCPQFFKVLGEVNPLEEKPFHELPFYQKVWLLKGLCDFVYETQKEVQDAVLGQPIHECREVILGYDYLENAYVHFPQFCGADVRIYKQRPFQAPEFPVPPIKIQRVPRIKLEKLKCDYVSTSNGEHRCSRDSLPSSFKKEQENNFDPGCCPAKMILDNHDISVEMEVKSNYEIRIRRPCEIKKTDCCKENLEKPGSPGEVTGFGEPLSPGEIRFIENQEKHGEASRIKIEPSPLKENTLKSCQIHVNGSHSDHPEINCHKVVRDILLEQSLQSHKKLKLTKMRAKKKKKKKKKLKDVLNENLQRKREGLHSLAFKSYKPEIQNKLLIIKKKAKHKKHKSGKKSVSKKAVTKKRKTVIKSPTVPEFQGKWYHRRQAVKELHSTLIRLLNELLPWEPKLMKAFQRNRSRLKKDYDDFRRQPDHDTFNTELWTTDEGEGDLGKDSPKGEISKSIDSTEPLDILEKDHFDSDDMKLSEIDFPMARSKLLKKELPSKDLPKTLLKTLKRQSKQTGYVDDSTKELSPRKKAKLSTNETTVENLESDVQIDCFSESKHTEPSFPESFASLDSVPVSTLQKGTKPIQALLAKNIGNKVTLTNQLPPSTGRNAPAVEKPVLSPPEASPIKPALTCHTNTKGPLQMVYKMPCGQWLPIDLQNSSVKIQVQPMMDPKTGEKIMQQVLILPKNFVIQHKEGKAVAKEMPPLQQKGTEQHCSSFPQTTNINSSLASVFVNSPGTVSTQLPNAVFNKTITPLSNISSARPQPLSPVTSVSNLLTPSVKTSQSEAGKAKNAVSAATFSLPSASPTISSTGQPLLSTTTLNGSTNPGSSFNCFAQQTADSSEAKQELKTVCIRDSQSILVRTRGGNTGVVKVQTNPDQNSPNTVSSSSVFTFAPQLQAFLVPKSTTSSSAFSPVAGTTTTSSLSPFSQTPTSVSIPASFTPSMGKNLKLTLGHPTGSGNLGHMIDKTSHMPSSPLKSSICSSTLLPSTTSSSVSVISISAANFGQNNANIIHTPTKQQQVDYITKSYPVTRSEATAATNGDVISGTPVQKLMLVSAPSILSSGNGTAINMTPALTSTGVSAQKLVFINAPVPSGTSTPTLVAESLKQALPPPLNKAYVKTPEQPQIVLIPSTVGTPIKINSSPAVSQIKDVKIGLNIGQAIVNTSGTVPAIPSINILQNVTPKGEDKSSKGYILPLSTSGNPVPVSSNFVSQNITPVNESVVSAARAVNVLSVTGANLSLGSLPVTSASASAGARPPVLVSGNDTSSRIMPILSNRLCSSSLGNTVAISTVKTGHLASSVLISTTQPVVSPKCLTSALQIPVTVALPTPVTTSPKIINTVPHSAAVPGATRSVSISKRQSQTSLQFHSPGISTTVPTNVNTNKPQTELSSLSPSPGKIINTSNFASLPNQQALVKTPSYSSAPGGTTIHTASAPSNVTSLVGSQFSEPCIQQKIVINTSTPLAPGTQIMINGTRFIVPPQGLGAGSHVLLISTNPKYGAPLVLNSGQGIQSTPIDNSAQKITLTSNNSLSGQPLQHPLRSPTKFINSFGNASSIPTVHTSPQLINTTAKVPVPPPVPTVSLTSVIKSPATLLAKTSLVSAICPSNPPLPSSTSVFHLDPPVKKLLVSPEGAILNTINTPASKVSSLSPSLSQIVVSASRSPASVCPAFQSSGLEKPDRAAS
- the BRD10 gene encoding uncharacterized bromodomain-containing protein 10 isoform X1, producing MSVPGTPGAMEPAGEEERPPPVAEGEDDEEEVAAAAQTSGPAHGRSASSLEDADDQEEEMEAMVIGGGCCKEQELTYELQQGYRILGEFLQEKHRGLTAPFLQPLGGVATAEEEVAEGPRSGGRGGRAFPQQPGQGMCLLKMEEKFASGQYGGITEFVADFRLMLETCYRLHGVDHWISRQGQKLEMMLEQKLALLSRHLREKTTIAVTSRGYYGLEDEKGTACTSTRRRSTLRSLAGLTSGVFESIMVQVLRQEEQLRAKEEKRLREQERKEAEEASQKEIEEWERKLLAQAAPTCMETMWEIPAIGHFLCLAQQILNLPEIVFYELERCLLMPQCNAFLSKIMTSLLSPPHRRPTLHRRPTLPYRTWEAALRQKVQQWYTAVGQTENPDNCAEKLGLCPQFFKVLGEVNPLEEKPFHELPFYQKVWLLKGLCDFVYETQKEVQDAVLGQPIHECREVILGYDYLENAYVHFPQFCGADVRIYKQRPFQAPEFPVPPIKIQRVPRIKLEKLKCDYVSTSNGEHRCSRDSLPSSFKKEQENNFDPGCCPAKMILDNHDISVEMEVKSNYEIRIRRPCEIKKTDCCKENLEKPGSPGEVTGFGEPLSPGEIRFIENQEKHGEASRIKIEPSPLKENTLKSCQIHVNGSHSDHPEINCHKVVRDILLEQSLQSHKKLKLTKMRAKKKKKKKKKLKDVLNENLQRKREGLHSLAFKSYKPEIQNKLLIIKKKAKHKKHKSGKKSVSKKAVTKKRKTVIKSPTVPEFQLICTNLDELRELITKIENELKDLENSRKKSGKWYHRRQAVKELHSTLIRLLNELLPWEPKLMKAFQRNRSRLKKDYDDFRRQPDHDTFNTELWTTDEGEGDLGKDSPKGEISKSIDSTEPLDILEKDHFDSDDMKLSEIDFPMARSKLLKKELPSKDLPKTLLKTLKRQSKQTGYVDDSTKELSPRKKAKLSTNETTVENLESDVQIDCFSESKHTEPSFPESFASLDSVPVSTLQKGTKPIQALLAKNIGNKVTLTNQLPPSTGRNAPAVEKPVLSPPEASPIKPALTCHTNTKGPLQMVYKMPCGQWLPIDLQNSSVKIQVQPMMDPKTGEKIMQQVLILPKNFVIQHKEGKAVAKEMPPLQQKGTEQHCSSFPQTTNINSSLASVFVNSPGTVSTQLPNAVFNKTITPLSNISSARPQPLSPVTSVSNLLTPSVKTSQSEAGKAKNAVSAATFSLPSASPTISSTGQPLLSTTTLNGSTNPGSSFNCFAQQTADSSEAKQELKTVCIRDSQSILVRTRGGNTGVVKVQTNPDQNSPNTVSSSSVFTFAPQLQAFLVPKSTTSSSAFSPVAGTTTTSSLSPFSQTPTSVSIPASFTPSMGKNLKLTLGHPTGSGNLGHMIDKTSHMPSSPLKSSICSSTLLPSTTSSSVSVISISAANFGQNNANIIHTPTKQQQVDYITKSYPVTRSEATAATNGDVISGTPVQKLMLVSAPSILSSGNGTAINMTPALTSTGVSAQKLVFINAPVPSGTSTPTLVAESLKQALPPPLNKAYVKTPEQPQIVLIPSTVGTPIKINSSPAVSQIKDVKIGLNIGQAIVNTSGTVPAIPSINILQNVTPKGEDKSSKGYILPLSTSGNPVPVSSNFVSQNITPVNESVVSAARAVNVLSVTGANLSLGSLPVTSASASAGARPPVLVSGNDTSSRIMPILSNRLCSSSLGNTVAISTVKTGHLASSVLISTTQPVVSPKCLTSALQIPVTVALPTPVTTSPKIINTVPHSAAVPGATRSVSISKRQSQTSLQFHSPGISTTVPTNVNTNKPQTELSSLSPSPGKIINTSNFASLPNQQALVKTPSYSSAPGGTTIHTASAPSNVTSLVGSQFSEPCIQQKIVINTSTPLAPGTQIMINGTRFIVPPQGLGAGSHVLLISTNPKYGAPLVLNSGQGIQSTPIDNSAQKITLTSNNSLSGQPLQHPLRSPTKFINSFGNASSIPTVHTSPQLINTTAKVPVPPPVPTVSLTSVIKSPATLLAKTSLVSAICPSNPPLPSSTSVFHLDPPVKKLLVSPEGAILNTINTPASKVSSLSPSLSQIVVSASRSPASVCPAFQSSGLEKPDRAAS